One Castanea sativa cultivar Marrone di Chiusa Pesio chromosome 4, ASM4071231v1 DNA window includes the following coding sequences:
- the LOC142632391 gene encoding uncharacterized protein LOC142632391: MSIARPLAKDSSLEPKRSKMEFKRSKMEVRPALSFFDENKVRTVQPHDDALMVAFRIGGYDVKRVLVDQGSGAEIIYPNLYKGLKLKPEDLASYNSPLVGFDGKMVIPMGQIRLPIQADSEVVEVDFIIVDAYSLYIAIVVRPWLHVMGAVSSTLYLKVKYLSRDRVEELVGI, from the coding sequence ATGTCCATAGCTCGACCACTCGCAAAGGACTCGTCCCTTGAGCCGAAGAGGAGTAAGATGGAGTTCAAGAGGAGTAAGATGGAGGTCCGACCAGCATTGAGTTTTTTCGATGAAAACAAGGTTAGAACTGTGCAACCACACGATGATGCCCTGATGGTCGCCTTTAGGATAGGGggctatgatgtgaagagggtgttgGTGGATCAGGGTAGCGGTGCAGAAATCATATACCCTAATTTGTATaaggggctaaagttgaaaCCTGAGGACTTGGCATCTTATAATTCACCTTTggtaggttttgatgggaaAATGGTTATTCCAATGGGCCAAATTAGACTACCGATACAAGCAGATTCAGAAGtggttgaggtggactttattATAGTGGATGCTTACTCCCTCTACATCGCCATTGTGGTGAGACCTTGGCTTCATGTCATGGGGGCCGTTTCTTCCACCCTGTATTTGAAGGTGAAGTACCTTTCTAGAGACCGGGTTGAGGAGTTGGTCGGGATCTAG